A single genomic interval of Natronolimnobius sp. AArcel1 harbors:
- a CDS encoding MOSC domain-containing protein has protein sequence MTHIDRLTVYPVKGLDGIDCEHTSILEGGTLEYDREFALFDADGDVVNGKRTDRIHDLETGFDPETTTLTVAPPDGDSLAFDLESASGRERAADWFGDFFDLEVTLERDRSLGYVDRREMGPSVISTATLREVASWFDDADLTVDSVRRRMRANVEVGGVEPFWEDRFVGDDAPAFEVDGICFEGVTPCGRCVVPQRDPDTGETLEGFRERFIERREATFPEWADEAAFDHYYTLMVIMQIPETDRGDDLAVGDSITIPPA, from the coding sequence ATGACCCACATCGACCGACTCACCGTCTATCCCGTGAAGGGACTCGACGGTATCGACTGCGAGCACACGTCGATACTCGAGGGTGGCACGCTCGAGTACGACAGAGAGTTCGCCCTGTTCGATGCGGACGGCGACGTTGTCAACGGCAAGCGAACCGACCGAATTCACGACCTCGAGACTGGATTCGATCCTGAGACGACAACGCTTACTGTCGCACCTCCCGACGGCGACAGCCTCGCGTTCGACCTCGAGTCAGCGTCCGGCCGCGAACGCGCTGCCGACTGGTTCGGCGACTTCTTCGATCTCGAGGTCACGCTCGAGCGCGACCGTTCGCTCGGTTATGTGGATCGCCGTGAGATGGGACCGTCGGTGATCAGTACGGCCACGCTCCGCGAAGTCGCCTCCTGGTTCGACGACGCGGACCTCACCGTCGACAGCGTTCGGCGACGGATGCGAGCGAATGTCGAAGTCGGCGGCGTCGAGCCGTTCTGGGAGGACCGGTTTGTCGGCGACGACGCGCCCGCGTTCGAGGTCGACGGCATTTGTTTCGAGGGCGTCACACCCTGCGGGCGCTGTGTCGTCCCCCAACGCGACCCCGACACGGGCGAGACACTCGAGGGCTTCAGAGAGCGCTTTATCGAGCGCCGCGAGGCGACGTTCCCCGAATGGGCCGACGAGGCGGCGTTCGACCACTACTACACGCTGATGGTCATCATGCAGATTCCGGAGACAGACCGCGGTGACGACCTCGCAGTCGGCGATTCGATCACGATTCCACCGGCGTAG
- the cmk gene encoding (d)CMP kinase, translating to MATPPLITLSGPPAAGTSTCSELLSMAFGYEVLNGGDSFRALAAERNLSVAEFTAVAESDPDIDRELDRRLEAAIDAHLAGERDPTGEGLLVESRLAGWHADGRATLSVWLDAPLEVRADRLGDRDEAPAELREREQSDAERYREYYDIDITDLSPYDLVIDTETLSADATFQVVKTAIDDVSGVEHTFREL from the coding sequence ATGGCTACGCCACCGCTGATCACCCTTTCTGGACCGCCCGCGGCCGGAACGTCGACGTGTTCGGAACTGCTCTCGATGGCGTTTGGCTACGAAGTACTCAATGGTGGCGACAGTTTCAGAGCGCTCGCCGCCGAACGCAACCTGTCTGTTGCGGAGTTTACCGCCGTCGCCGAATCAGACCCCGATATCGACCGCGAACTGGATCGTCGACTCGAGGCCGCCATCGACGCCCACCTCGCTGGCGAGCGCGACCCGACTGGCGAAGGGCTGCTCGTCGAATCCCGGCTTGCAGGGTGGCACGCCGATGGCCGCGCAACGCTGTCGGTGTGGCTCGATGCGCCGCTCGAGGTGCGTGCGGATCGACTCGGTGATCGAGACGAGGCGCCCGCGGAACTCCGCGAACGCGAGCAAAGCGACGCCGAACGCTACCGGGAGTACTACGATATCGATATCACGGATCTGTCGCCCTACGACCTCGTGATCGACACGGAAACGCTCTCGGCGGATGCAACGTTTCAGGTGGTGAAGACAGCAATCGACGACGTCAGCGGCGTCGAGCACACGTTCCGAGAACTGTGA